One window of Flavobacterium dauae genomic DNA carries:
- a CDS encoding CTP synthase, which yields MKQCKYIFVTGGVTSSLGKGIIAASLAKLLQARGYRTTIQKFDPYINVDPGTLNPYEHGECFVTNDGAETDLDLGHYERFLNVPTSQANNVTTGRVYLSVIEKERRGEFLGKTVQVVPHITNEIKERMQLLGKSGDYDIVITEIGGTVGDIESLPYIESVRQLVWDLGDKNAIVVHLTLVPYLAAAGELKTKPTQHSVKTLMESGIKADILVCRTEHELSSDIKRKLAAFCNVSQESVIQSLDASTIYEVPNNMLEEGLDTIALKKLDLPEKGLPDLTKWNDFLHRLKNPKHTINIGLVGKYVELQDSYKSILEAFVHAGASNYAKVNVVSIHSEYLTTKNVADKMKNLDGILVAPGFGSRGIEGKIETVRYARENNIPFMGICLGMQMAVIEFARNVLGYENANSTEMNDNTPYPVITFMEEQKTITDKGGTMRLGGWDCEIKEGTKAFDIYQNTLINERHRHRYEFNNYYTEAFEKAGMVLSGVNPETKLVEIIELPNHPFFVAAQYHPEYKSTVANPHPLFSAFVKAAVDKKLNS from the coding sequence ATGAAACAATGTAAATATATTTTCGTTACCGGCGGTGTAACTTCATCACTTGGAAAAGGAATTATAGCAGCATCTTTGGCAAAATTGTTACAAGCCAGAGGATACAGAACTACTATACAAAAATTTGATCCTTACATTAACGTGGATCCTGGAACTTTAAATCCGTACGAACATGGCGAATGTTTCGTGACAAACGATGGTGCTGAAACCGATTTAGATTTAGGGCATTACGAGCGTTTTTTAAATGTTCCTACTTCGCAGGCAAACAACGTTACAACAGGTCGCGTTTATTTATCGGTTATCGAAAAAGAACGTCGTGGCGAATTTTTAGGTAAAACGGTTCAGGTAGTTCCGCACATTACCAACGAAATCAAAGAACGCATGCAACTGTTAGGCAAAAGCGGCGATTACGATATTGTAATTACCGAAATTGGCGGAACTGTGGGCGATATAGAATCGTTACCTTATATTGAATCTGTTCGACAGTTAGTGTGGGATTTAGGCGATAAAAATGCTATTGTTGTTCATTTAACTTTAGTGCCTTATTTGGCAGCAGCTGGTGAATTAAAAACAAAACCTACGCAACACTCTGTTAAAACTTTGATGGAAAGTGGAATTAAAGCTGATATTTTAGTTTGCAGAACAGAACACGAATTATCATCGGACATTAAACGTAAACTGGCAGCTTTCTGTAATGTTTCGCAAGAATCGGTTATCCAATCGTTAGATGCTTCGACTATTTACGAAGTTCCAAACAATATGTTAGAAGAAGGTCTGGATACCATTGCATTGAAAAAATTGGACCTTCCTGAAAAAGGATTGCCAGATTTAACCAAGTGGAACGATTTCTTACACCGATTAAAAAATCCTAAACATACCATTAATATTGGTTTGGTAGGAAAGTATGTTGAATTGCAAGATTCATATAAATCAATACTTGAAGCATTTGTTCACGCAGGTGCATCTAACTATGCTAAAGTCAATGTGGTAAGTATTCATTCGGAATATCTAACAACCAAAAATGTTGCCGATAAAATGAAAAATTTAGACGGTATTTTGGTTGCACCAGGTTTTGGATCAAGAGGTATCGAAGGAAAGATAGAAACTGTTCGTTATGCTCGTGAAAACAACATTCCGTTTATGGGAATTTGTTTGGGAATGCAAATGGCGGTTATCGAATTTGCTCGTAATGTTTTAGGTTACGAAAATGCGAATTCAACCGAAATGAACGATAACACGCCGTATCCGGTAATTACGTTTATGGAAGAACAAAAAACAATTACCGATAAAGGCGGAACTATGCGTTTAGGTGGTTGGGATTGCGAAATTAAAGAAGGAACAAAAGCGTTTGATATTTACCAAAACACTTTGATTAATGAACGCCATCGCCACCGTTATGAGTTCAATAATTATTATACCGAAGCGTTTGAAAAAGCAGGAATGGTACTTTCGGGCGTAAATCCTGAAACTAAATTGGTTGAGATTATAGAATTGCCAAACCATCCGTTTTTTGTGGCAGCACAGTATCACCCAGAATATAAAAGTACAGTAGCAAATCCGCACCCGTTGTTTTCTGCGTTTGTAAAAGCAGCGGTTGATAAAAAATTAAATTCATAG
- the yidC gene encoding membrane protein insertase YidC: protein MEEKKLDKSSLIGMALITVLLVWMMSGNMFSDKKDDKTKETAKTETAAKTSIDQLAATAQNDTLAHEQLKSELGAFAYGATLPSVANAKDVEVDNGVLKIVFSSKGGYIKEATVNNQKRISSKNEDLVKIIANNNSKLDLKIATKDNRVLNTKNLLFEPTLTKEGENTVVSMKLKTSETAYLEYRYVLKPNDYMLDLSIKSVGLSSVLNTATPAELAWQLKATRNEKSNTYENRYAEIVYEYDGGKDDYLNPAKTTTEDAKEVTYVAFKQHLFTSVLLTETPIKTAKLSQENLVKEENDDAYLKDFEAVLPLEYKGGELTYNMNLYMGPTDYNVLNKYDKNLDEIVPLGWGIFGWLNKLIIIPLFTLLTNLIPHGIAIVLFTVVIRLIMSPVQYKSYVSQAKMKLIRPEVTEINEKYAKDPMKKQQETMKLYNKAGVNPMAGCIPMFIQLPVFYALFSFFPSAFDLRQKAFLWADDLSSYDSVFTLPFKIPFYGNHVALFPILAALATFVYMKMTTGDQAAMTPQQEGMPDMSKLMKVMIYISPVMMLFFFNNYASGLSLYYFISNLITIGIMYVIKNKIVTEDKVKTIIETNKSKEKPKSKFQRKMDELMEQAQQQKTNQNKK, encoded by the coding sequence ATGGAAGAAAAAAAGTTAGACAAAAGTAGCCTTATTGGAATGGCTTTAATTACCGTTTTATTAGTTTGGATGATGTCGGGAAATATGTTTTCTGATAAAAAAGACGATAAAACAAAAGAAACAGCTAAAACCGAAACGGCTGCTAAAACTTCGATTGATCAATTGGCTGCAACGGCACAAAACGATACATTAGCTCACGAACAATTAAAGAGTGAATTGGGAGCGTTTGCATACGGTGCTACGTTGCCAAGTGTTGCAAACGCTAAAGACGTTGAAGTTGATAATGGTGTGTTAAAAATTGTTTTTTCAAGCAAAGGCGGATATATTAAAGAAGCTACGGTTAACAATCAAAAAAGAATTTCAAGCAAAAATGAAGATCTTGTAAAAATCATTGCGAACAATAATTCTAAATTAGATTTAAAAATCGCTACAAAAGACAACCGCGTTCTTAATACAAAAAACTTGTTGTTTGAGCCTACTTTAACAAAAGAAGGCGAAAATACAGTAGTTTCTATGAAATTAAAAACATCAGAAACTGCGTATTTAGAATATCGTTATGTACTGAAACCAAACGATTATATGTTAGATTTAAGCATAAAATCGGTAGGATTAAGTTCTGTTCTTAACACAGCAACACCAGCAGAATTAGCTTGGCAGTTAAAAGCAACACGTAACGAAAAATCAAATACTTACGAAAACCGTTACGCCGAAATTGTTTATGAATACGATGGTGGTAAAGACGATTATTTAAATCCTGCAAAAACAACTACCGAAGACGCAAAAGAGGTAACTTATGTAGCATTTAAGCAACATTTATTTACATCGGTTTTATTAACGGAAACTCCAATTAAAACTGCAAAATTAAGTCAGGAAAATTTAGTAAAAGAAGAAAATGACGATGCTTATTTAAAAGATTTTGAAGCTGTGTTGCCGTTAGAATATAAAGGTGGTGAACTTACATACAATATGAATTTGTATATGGGACCTACCGATTATAACGTGTTAAACAAATACGATAAAAACTTAGACGAGATTGTGCCATTAGGTTGGGGGATTTTTGGGTGGTTAAACAAATTAATCATCATTCCTTTGTTTACTTTGTTAACAAATTTAATTCCACACGGAATTGCTATTGTGTTGTTTACAGTTGTAATCCGTTTAATAATGTCACCGGTTCAATACAAATCGTATGTATCTCAGGCAAAAATGAAATTGATTCGCCCTGAAGTAACCGAAATCAATGAAAAGTATGCAAAAGACCCAATGAAAAAACAACAGGAAACAATGAAACTGTACAACAAAGCCGGCGTAAATCCAATGGCAGGTTGTATTCCAATGTTTATTCAGTTGCCGGTTTTCTATGCATTGTTCAGTTTCTTCCCTTCGGCGTTTGATTTAAGACAAAAAGCATTCCTTTGGGCAGACGATTTATCGTCTTACGACAGCGTGTTCACCTTACCGTTTAAAATTCCTTTTTATGGAAACCACGTAGCTTTATTCCCGATTTTGGCAGCTTTGGCAACGTTTGTTTATATGAAAATGACAACGGGCGATCAGGCAGCAATGACTCCGCAACAAGAAGGTATGCCGGATATGAGTAAATTAATGAAAGTTATGATTTACATTTCGCCGGTAATGATGTTGTTTTTCTTTAACAATTACGCATCTGGTTTATCGTTGTATTACTTTATATCGAATTTAATTACTATTGGTATTATGTATGTAATTAAAAACAAGATTGTTACAGAAGATAAAGTAAAAACAATTATTGAAACTAACAAATCAAAAGAAAAGCCTAAATCTAAATTCCAACGCAAAATGGATGAGTTGATGGAACAGGCTCAACAGCAAAAAACAAATCAAAATAAAAAGTAA
- a CDS encoding toxin-antitoxin system YwqK family antitoxin, producing the protein MKQYIITSLTVLAVSTAVYAQDVNKTNAQGEREGTWVGYYPNTNYVKYEGTFKNGKETGTFKFYADEPEKKLVATKEFKADGSVYTIFFNGKKKMSEGVYINKQKEGIWKTYHFDGQSVMAEEPYVNDKVHGVKKIYYPSGKLSEEIGYKNGIEDGISNQYAENGVKIKETQYVNGNLEGKIIIRDETGKITDEAKYVNGKLIVPKKNTK; encoded by the coding sequence ATGAAACAATATATTATAACATCATTGACAGTTTTAGCAGTATCAACCGCTGTTTATGCACAAGATGTCAATAAAACCAATGCACAGGGAGAACGAGAAGGTACCTGGGTAGGGTATTACCCGAATACCAATTACGTAAAATACGAAGGAACTTTTAAAAACGGTAAAGAAACCGGAACCTTTAAATTTTATGCCGATGAACCTGAAAAAAAATTAGTCGCTACCAAAGAATTTAAAGCAGATGGTTCTGTTTATACAATTTTTTTCAACGGTAAAAAGAAAATGTCTGAAGGTGTTTATATCAACAAACAGAAAGAAGGAATCTGGAAAACTTATCATTTTGACGGTCAAAGTGTGATGGCAGAAGAACCTTATGTAAATGATAAAGTACACGGCGTAAAGAAAATATATTATCCATCGGGAAAATTGTCTGAAGAAATTGGATACAAAAACGGAATAGAAGACGGTATTTCTAATCAATATGCAGAAAACGGTGTAAAAATCAAGGAAACCCAATACGTTAACGGAAATTTAGAAGGTAAAATAATTATTCGAGATGAAACCGGAAAAATTACCGACGAAGCAAAATATGTTAACGGAAAGCTAATTGTACCCAAAAAAAATACCAAATAA
- a CDS encoding DUF3820 family protein, translated as MEDQNKELIELAHTKMPFGKYKGRFLVDIPEPYYVWYKNKGFPAGKLGKQLAMMYEIKLNGLEVLIRNIKDKFLKE; from the coding sequence ATGGAAGATCAAAACAAAGAATTAATAGAACTAGCACATACAAAAATGCCCTTTGGTAAATACAAAGGGCGTTTTCTTGTTGACATACCCGAACCGTATTATGTTTGGTACAAAAACAAAGGTTTTCCGGCGGGTAAGTTGGGTAAGCAATTAGCAATGATGTACGAAATTAAGTTGAACGGATTAGAGGTTTTAATTCGGAATATTAAAGATAAATTTTTAAAAGAGTAA
- a CDS encoding OsmC family protein, translating into MSTSKVVYKGDLRTESTHLQSGTTILTDAPTDNHGRGEAFSPTDMVANSLATCMFSIMGIKAKAMDIGIENSTAEVTKIMQAEPRKISEIIVSFEMNAVIDEKSKTILERAAMTCPVFLSLHPDIKKTVSFNWK; encoded by the coding sequence ATGAGTACAAGTAAAGTAGTTTATAAAGGCGATTTAAGAACAGAATCAACACATTTACAATCGGGAACAACCATTTTAACCGATGCACCAACCGATAACCACGGACGAGGCGAAGCTTTTTCGCCAACCGATATGGTAGCAAATTCACTGGCAACCTGTATGTTTAGCATTATGGGTATTAAAGCAAAGGCAATGGATATTGGTATAGAGAATTCTACTGCCGAAGTAACAAAAATAATGCAGGCAGAACCCAGAAAAATCAGTGAAATTATTGTTTCGTTTGAAATGAATGCGGTTATTGATGAAAAATCGAAAACCATTTTAGAACGTGCCGCAATGACCTGCCCGGTGTTTTTAAGCTTGCATCCCGATATTAAAAAAACGGTTAGTTTTAATTGGAAATGA
- the mnmA gene encoding tRNA 2-thiouridine(34) synthase MnmA: protein MKKRVVVGLSGGVDSSVAAQLLLDQGYEVIGLFMKNWHDDTVTISDECPWLEDSNDALLVAEKLGIPFQTVDLSEEYKERIVDYMFNEYENGRTPNPDVLCNREIKFDAFMKIALELGADFVATGHYCRKEETVVNGEPVYKLLAGKDPNKDQSYFLCQLSQEQLAKALFPIGEYLKPEVREIAAKNDLITAEKKDSQGLCFIGKVRLPEFLQQQLKPKKGIIYEVAKDQVVYTDQKPTFTSLIDELTWEATSVKYTPEMAKKVGEHNGAHYFTIGQRKGLNVGGTQEALFIIDTNVNENAIYTGQGHLHPGLFRKTLLVQPHEIHWIREDMRLKNGESMEVMARIRYRQPLQKATLHQTEKGMFVRFNEPQSAITEGQFVSWHIGEELIGSGVISKL from the coding sequence ATGAAAAAAAGAGTAGTAGTAGGTCTTTCAGGCGGAGTAGATTCAAGCGTTGCGGCACAATTGCTTTTGGATCAGGGTTATGAAGTTATTGGCTTGTTTATGAAAAACTGGCACGATGATACCGTAACTATTTCCGATGAATGCCCGTGGTTAGAAGACAGTAATGATGCACTTTTAGTTGCCGAAAAATTAGGAATCCCTTTTCAAACGGTCGATTTAAGCGAAGAATATAAAGAACGTATTGTAGATTATATGTTCAACGAATATGAAAACGGACGTACACCAAATCCGGATGTTTTGTGCAACCGTGAAATTAAGTTCGACGCTTTCATGAAAATTGCATTAGAACTCGGTGCCGATTTTGTAGCAACCGGTCACTATTGCCGAAAAGAAGAAACAGTTGTAAATGGAGAACCTGTTTATAAACTGTTGGCAGGTAAAGATCCAAACAAAGATCAATCGTATTTTTTATGTCAGTTATCACAAGAACAATTGGCAAAAGCTTTGTTCCCAATTGGCGAATATTTAAAACCTGAAGTTCGTGAAATTGCAGCAAAAAACGATTTAATTACAGCCGAAAAAAAAGATTCGCAAGGTTTGTGTTTTATTGGTAAAGTACGTTTACCAGAATTCTTACAACAACAGTTAAAACCCAAAAAAGGAATTATTTACGAAGTTGCTAAAGATCAAGTAGTCTATACCGATCAAAAACCGACTTTTACTTCTTTGATTGATGAACTAACTTGGGAAGCGACTTCGGTTAAATACACACCCGAAATGGCTAAAAAAGTAGGCGAGCATAATGGTGCGCATTATTTTACCATTGGTCAACGTAAAGGGTTGAATGTAGGCGGAACTCAAGAAGCTTTGTTTATTATTGATACCAACGTTAACGAAAATGCTATTTACACGGGTCAAGGACATTTGCATCCCGGTTTATTCCGTAAAACGTTGTTGGTACAACCGCACGAAATTCATTGGATACGTGAAGACATGCGTTTAAAAAATGGCGAATCTATGGAAGTCATGGCACGTATTCGTTACCGTCAGCCTTTACAAAAAGCAACGTTACATCAAACCGAAAAAGGAATGTTTGTACGATTTAATGAGCCACAATCAGCCATTACCGAGGGGCAGTTCGTATCTTGGCACATAGGCGAAGAATTGATCGGATCTGGGGTAATATCGAAGTTGTAA
- a CDS encoding NAD(P)/FAD-dependent oxidoreductase has product MNLSFWELETYFRNVDFIIIGSGIVGLSTAYHLRRKHPEAKIVIIEKGMLPEGASTKNAGFACFGTLSEVLWYLESNSEEEVYKLVEKRFKGLQKLRSLIPDKKMDYNQFGGYEIFRESDKELMEMSLLNLDKINSWLKPIFNENVYRKSDKNFGFQNTIGMIETDFEGHIHTGKMMKSFVELVISNQISILNNVEVKSINDLNSEVEIELENGFHFNSKKVFLCTNAFTKKLYDLDVVPARAQVLVTKPIENLPFKGCFHMDEGFYYFRNIGNRVLFGGGRNLDLEGETTTDFGTTDLIQNQLETYLKEIILPNHKFEIDHRWSGIMGMGEKRSPIVKQLSNNVFCGVRLTGTGIAIGSIVGEELADLVD; this is encoded by the coding sequence ATGAATTTAAGTTTTTGGGAATTGGAAACGTACTTCCGAAATGTGGATTTCATTATTATTGGAAGCGGAATTGTGGGTTTAAGTACTGCGTATCATTTGAGGAGAAAACATCCTGAAGCGAAAATTGTCATTATAGAAAAAGGAATGTTACCCGAAGGCGCAAGTACCAAAAATGCAGGTTTTGCGTGTTTTGGAACTTTGTCTGAAGTGCTTTGGTATTTAGAATCGAATTCTGAAGAAGAGGTTTATAAATTGGTGGAAAAAAGATTTAAAGGTTTACAAAAGTTACGATCATTAATTCCTGATAAAAAAATGGATTATAACCAATTTGGCGGTTATGAAATTTTTCGTGAATCTGATAAAGAGTTGATGGAAATGAGTTTGTTAAATCTAGATAAAATTAATTCTTGGCTCAAACCAATTTTTAATGAAAACGTTTACCGAAAATCTGATAAAAACTTTGGTTTTCAAAATACAATTGGAATGATTGAAACCGATTTTGAAGGACACATTCATACAGGAAAAATGATGAAATCTTTTGTAGAATTGGTCATTTCAAATCAAATTTCCATTTTAAATAATGTGGAAGTCAAATCTATAAACGATTTGAATTCTGAAGTTGAAATTGAATTGGAAAATGGATTTCACTTCAATTCAAAAAAAGTTTTTTTGTGCACCAATGCCTTCACTAAAAAGTTGTACGATTTAGATGTTGTTCCCGCTCGTGCACAAGTTTTAGTCACCAAACCAATTGAAAATTTACCATTTAAAGGCTGTTTTCATATGGATGAAGGTTTTTATTATTTTAGAAACATTGGTAATCGCGTGTTATTCGGAGGCGGAAGAAATCTGGATTTAGAAGGTGAAACTACAACTGATTTTGGAACCACAGATTTGATTCAAAATCAATTGGAAACTTATTTAAAAGAAATAATTCTTCCGAATCATAAATTTGAAATAGACCACCGCTGGAGTGGAATTATGGGAATGGGCGAAAAACGAAGTCCGATTGTGAAACAACTTTCGAACAATGTTTTTTGTGGCGTTCGTTTAACAGGGACCGGAATTGCGATTGGCTCAATTGTAGGCGAAGAATTGGCGGATTTGGTCGATTAA